The following coding sequences lie in one beta proteobacterium CB genomic window:
- a CDS encoding Tripartite ATP-independent periplasmic transporter DctQ component: MLNQFSKTATQIEGLIDQVGKVASWATLAIVGLISVNVFLRYTFSFGSVWAQELEWHLLAVMILLGMSFALQRGDNVRVDVFYAQFSPQKKFIVDVISALLTIVVSLIFIKLSISYVEQSLSIGEGSPDPGGIPARWAIKSLIPIGFCFVALQGAAELMRLMLAHKKIKANNHV, translated from the coding sequence GTGTTAAATCAGTTTTCAAAAACAGCAACACAAATTGAAGGCTTGATAGACCAAGTTGGCAAGGTTGCCTCATGGGCAACCTTGGCCATCGTTGGTCTTATCTCCGTCAATGTATTTTTAAGGTACACCTTTAGCTTTGGATCAGTATGGGCTCAAGAGTTGGAGTGGCACCTTCTGGCCGTGATGATTCTATTGGGAATGAGTTTTGCTCTGCAACGCGGAGATAACGTCAGAGTCGATGTTTTTTATGCGCAGTTTTCACCGCAGAAAAAATTTATTGTAGATGTTATTTCGGCCTTATTGACAATTGTTGTCTCACTCATCTTTATCAAACTATCAATTAGCTATGTAGAGCAATCTCTTTCGATTGGAGAGGGGTCACCTGACCCTGGTGGCATTCCTGCGCGATGGGCTATTAAATCTTTAATACCAATTGGATTTTGCTTTGTCGCGCTTCAGGGTGCTGCAGAGTTAATGAGATTGATGTTGGCCCACAAAAAGATAAAGGCGAATAATCATGTTTGA
- a CDS encoding TRAP dicarboxylate transporter- DctP subunit: MTTNRRKFLSTGIGAGVAGLALGAPAIVQAQSSQTFNWKMTSAYPKGSPFYMDGPGSATDLAKRIGEMSNGRLKIQVFGAGELIPAFEGFDAVRSGTVEMNHANSYFWTGKTFAAQYFTAVPFGLNYQGMNGWLYDGGGIDLWNEVYAPFGMVAMPCGNTGVQMTGWFKKKINSVADLKGLKMRIPGLAGKVYAKLGVDVKVLPGGEIFPALERGVIDAAEFVGPYQDRRLGLQKAAKFYYTTGWHEPATTSELLINKAAWEKLPKDLQAVVQNAAAACNVIGEAWCQRANSEAMQDLVKNQGVTALPLPDSVIAAMRAETTKILDESSAADPMVKKVHDSYFAFKKKYDAWAVYSEAAYHSKVRG, translated from the coding sequence ATGACTACAAATCGTCGGAAATTTTTGAGTACGGGTATTGGGGCTGGTGTTGCAGGACTTGCCTTAGGAGCCCCAGCAATTGTTCAGGCCCAATCATCCCAAACATTTAACTGGAAGATGACCAGCGCCTATCCCAAGGGATCCCCTTTCTATATGGACGGTCCTGGTAGCGCAACAGATTTGGCTAAGCGTATTGGCGAAATGTCCAATGGACGTCTCAAGATTCAAGTATTTGGGGCTGGTGAACTTATCCCAGCATTTGAAGGTTTTGATGCGGTTCGCTCTGGGACTGTCGAGATGAACCATGCGAATAGTTATTTTTGGACTGGTAAAACTTTTGCCGCTCAATATTTTACGGCAGTACCGTTTGGCCTCAATTATCAGGGTATGAATGGTTGGCTCTATGACGGAGGCGGTATTGATTTATGGAATGAGGTTTATGCCCCTTTTGGGATGGTGGCAATGCCTTGTGGCAACACTGGCGTGCAAATGACGGGTTGGTTTAAGAAGAAAATTAATAGCGTTGCAGACCTTAAGGGTCTGAAGATGCGCATCCCTGGGCTTGCTGGTAAGGTTTATGCGAAATTGGGTGTGGATGTCAAAGTACTGCCAGGCGGCGAGATTTTCCCGGCACTTGAGCGCGGCGTGATTGATGCAGCTGAATTCGTTGGCCCATATCAAGATCGTCGCCTTGGTTTGCAAAAGGCGGCTAAGTTTTACTACACCACTGGTTGGCACGAGCCTGCAACAACTTCAGAGCTTTTAATTAATAAAGCGGCTTGGGAAAAGTTACCTAAAGACCTGCAGGCGGTGGTTCAAAATGCTGCGGCTGCTTGCAATGTGATTGGAGAGGCCTGGTGTCAGAGGGCTAACTCAGAAGCTATGCAAGATCTGGTGAAGAATCAAGGCGTGACCGCATTGCCTTTACCTGACTCTGTGATTGCTGCAATGCGCGCTGAAACAACCAAGATCTTGGATGAGTCTAGTGCAGCAGATCCAATGGTTAAAAAGGTGCATGACTCTTATTTCGCATTTAAGAAAAAATATGACGCTTGGGCGGTTTATAGCGAAGCGGCATATCACAGCAAAGTGCGTGGATAA
- a CDS encoding Gamma-glutamyltransferase — protein sequence MQQKWGIRGMAVAPHSLASESALAVLREGGNALEAMIAAAATIAVVYPHMNSIGGDSFWVVHSPGKAMGGIDACGAAAGLATKQWYAERGITKAIPFRGAIAANTVAGTISGWGAAQKLSKQGLGGKLPLSRLLADAIHYAEAGVPVTFSQSSLTEKKRLELSPIPGFAETFLVNGKAPEVGSIFKQERLAKTLRQISRKGTEDYYRGDLAELLAKELTDIGSPLRLSDLHRHQAKLIDPLELKHSMGNVYNMTPPTQGVVSLMIIGILDQLNLKRFKVDSAEYVHHCVEATKQAFKVRDQFVTDPAYMTKNAQSFLAPAFLKKLAKNIDPEKALPWGQGKGPADTIWMGVIDGDGNCVSFIQSIYHEFGAGIVLPKSGVNWQNRGCSFSLDPKTLNHLEPYRKPFHTLNPAMALFKDGRSMVYGTMGGDGQPQTQCAVFTRTATYGLDPQDAISRPRWLLGRTWGQTSDSLKLESRFSPWVAKELHALGHEIEMLDAFDETVGHAGCIIRDPSGTLHGGWDPRSDGAVSAF from the coding sequence ATGCAACAAAAATGGGGCATTCGAGGGATGGCGGTAGCGCCACACTCACTAGCATCTGAATCTGCTTTGGCAGTTCTGCGCGAAGGCGGCAATGCACTTGAGGCAATGATCGCTGCTGCCGCAACGATCGCAGTTGTGTACCCCCATATGAACTCCATTGGCGGAGACTCTTTCTGGGTAGTCCACTCCCCTGGTAAAGCCATGGGCGGAATTGATGCCTGCGGCGCAGCTGCTGGCCTAGCAACTAAACAATGGTATGCCGAGCGCGGAATCACCAAGGCTATTCCCTTCAGGGGAGCTATTGCAGCCAATACTGTTGCAGGCACTATTTCTGGCTGGGGTGCTGCGCAAAAGCTTTCAAAACAAGGCTTGGGTGGAAAGCTTCCACTCTCTCGCTTATTGGCAGATGCCATTCACTATGCTGAAGCTGGAGTCCCGGTAACTTTTAGCCAATCCAGCTTGACTGAAAAAAAGAGACTGGAGTTAAGTCCTATTCCTGGCTTTGCCGAAACCTTCTTGGTGAATGGCAAAGCGCCCGAAGTGGGCAGCATCTTTAAGCAAGAACGTCTTGCAAAAACCTTGCGCCAAATTTCTCGCAAAGGCACAGAAGATTACTACCGTGGTGATTTAGCTGAGTTACTTGCTAAGGAACTCACGGATATCGGCAGCCCTCTCCGACTATCTGACCTTCATCGCCATCAAGCCAAGCTCATTGATCCACTTGAGCTCAAGCACAGCATGGGCAATGTCTATAACATGACCCCCCCAACTCAAGGCGTTGTATCTTTGATGATCATCGGTATCTTGGATCAACTCAATCTCAAGAGATTCAAAGTCGATAGCGCGGAATATGTTCATCACTGTGTTGAAGCTACTAAACAAGCATTCAAAGTGCGCGATCAATTTGTTACCGATCCAGCGTACATGACAAAAAATGCGCAGTCTTTCTTGGCGCCCGCTTTTTTAAAGAAGTTGGCAAAAAATATTGATCCCGAAAAAGCATTGCCTTGGGGTCAAGGTAAAGGGCCTGCAGATACGATTTGGATGGGCGTGATTGATGGAGATGGAAACTGCGTCTCCTTTATTCAAAGTATTTATCACGAGTTTGGTGCTGGCATCGTGTTACCCAAATCTGGCGTGAACTGGCAAAACCGTGGATGTAGCTTCTCACTAGATCCAAAAACACTCAATCATCTTGAGCCCTATCGCAAACCATTCCATACCTTGAACCCAGCGATGGCTTTGTTTAAGGATGGTCGATCGATGGTCTACGGGACGATGGGCGGCGATGGCCAACCCCAAACACAGTGCGCGGTCTTTACTCGGACAGCAACCTACGGCCTAGATCCACAAGATGCGATTAGCCGCCCTCGTTGGTTGCTTGGTAGAACTTGGGGTCAAACCAGCGATAGCCTGAAATTAGAGTCACGCTTTAGTCCGTGGGTTGCTAAAGAACTCCACGCCCTAGGACACGAAATTGAAATGCTCGATGCCTTTGATGAAACCGTTGGTCACGCAGGCTGCATTATTCGCGATCCCTCCGGTACCTTGCATGGCGGCTGGGATCCCCGCAGTGATGGCGCTGTTAGCGCGTTTTAG